One genomic window of Kosmotoga olearia TBF 19.5.1 includes the following:
- the ndk gene encoding nucleoside-diphosphate kinase, with protein MERTFVYLKPNTIQRQLIGEVISRFERKGLKIVALKMLKMTMEQAEKLYEEHKGKDFYKPLLKFVTSGPIVAMILEGPRAVEVVRHVIGKTDPLEANSGTIRGEFGVTIRKNIVHASDSPEHAKHEMSIFFDTSEIVDYKLLLEEQF; from the coding sequence ATGGAGAGAACATTTGTTTATTTGAAACCAAATACGATACAGAGGCAATTGATCGGGGAAGTGATATCCAGATTTGAAAGGAAAGGGCTGAAAATCGTAGCTTTAAAAATGCTGAAAATGACAATGGAGCAGGCGGAGAAACTCTACGAGGAACACAAAGGGAAGGATTTCTATAAGCCGCTTCTGAAGTTTGTTACCTCCGGTCCAATAGTTGCGATGATCCTTGAGGGACCCCGGGCTGTTGAGGTTGTTCGCCATGTTATAGGAAAAACGGATCCTCTTGAAGCTAACAGCGGGACGATCAGGGGAGAATTCGGAGTCACGATAAGAAAGAACATAGTCCATGCTTCCGACAGTCCCGAGCATGCCAAACACGAAATGTCGATTTTCTTCGATACCAGTGAAATCGTGGATTATAAGCTCTTACTAGAGGAACAATTCTGA
- a CDS encoding PolC-type DNA polymerase III — MKLRFKELNIPISRIVERILGFYPEYNCDSFYVLDAVVDLSKREMTLVFDDKLPEKIKRFLLERFVKVASAQLNIRVSLGFRPVSESLHHPDGVPLAGKEPSGVDDAEFDIDAFIKHTNGLASYLEQSDIKFDGEKIIIHVKNSFAEARIRSKKDDLRQAIKKTAGKNIPFEIIFEPIQNEAKPDIVPETPLILSPSSATSGESAQVLKPSKKESTVILGRRIRQAPQKICDVMGREKDVVVAGKVFGLDKWNGKVSVLTFNVTDFTDSIICKLIGAKAREVWNGINNGDELLVRGKLEYDDRIKEEVLMVRDLNQIELPKRKDNAEEKRVELHLHTKMSALDAIVDVNELFKTLKSWGHDAVALTDHGVVQSIPNFYFAAKKSGIKPIFGMEGYMVNDSEPIVREIEDKNLELMNSIYVVFDLETTGLDPSADEIIEIGAVKLKGTEVIGEFSSFVKPERNLSEKVTRITGISDRELEDAPSLSEVLPKFLEFCKDSVLVAHNATFDYRFVRNAVKQLYNEDWKLPYIDTLALSKSLLKSKSYSLDNVVKRLKLGDFEHHRASEDARITAEVFKKLLSMAKKRGIKKIAELENLRKHINISSLRPLHVTILAKNKTGLRNLYELVTLSHTKYFYKKPRIPKSILLEKREGLIIGSACISGELSKAYLSGANAAELEEIAKFFDFIEIMPLDVLDYNEAEAHITRENLKNMYREFYRIGKKLNIPVVMTGDVHFLEPEDAIYRAVLEAAQEYQNFDKQPSLYLRTTEEMLEAAKEIFEDEEIAYEVVVKNSRKIALMVENIAPIRGKLHPPIIEGADEQVRELTYKTAHEIYGDPLPEIVEKRLEKELRAIIGHGYAVLYLIAQKIVRKSNEDGYVVGSRGSVGSSLVATMLGITEVNPLPPHYVCPACKHSEFVLDGSVESGYDLKDKSCPECGALMQKNGQNIPFETFLGFEGDKVPDIDLNFSGEYQERAHAYLEKLFGKDHVFRAGTISTLAERTAYGFVKAYMERSKKQLRRAEIDRLASGIVGVRKTTGQHPGGLMIVPKDRDVHEFTPVQFPANDTKSRTMTTHFAYEVIHDDLVKIDALGHDDPTFIRMLKDITGVDPTTVPMDDKDTLSIFSSTKVLGINPRDLGTDVGTLGIPEFGTQFVRGMLRETRPKTFGELVRISGLSHGTDVWLNNARDWIVSKKATLSDVIACRDDIMNYLISKGIEPLKAFKIMEKVRKGKGITDEEVEMMQEAEVPEWFIESCRRIKYLFPKAHAVAYVSMGYRVAYFKVHYPLAFYSTYFTIKGDEFDVDLALGDVSGIRKEITNLKNNANKNVKERSKETLLEIVLEMRLRGYSFLPVDLEKSDARRFLIEGNALRIPFNRLKNLGYKVAISIIKEREKRPFSSVEDLLKRTSINKTHVEILRKYGAFKGLPEKEQITLF, encoded by the coding sequence GTGAAGTTACGTTTCAAAGAATTGAATATACCAATCTCCAGGATTGTTGAAAGAATCCTTGGTTTTTATCCGGAGTACAACTGTGATTCATTTTATGTGCTGGATGCAGTTGTGGACCTCTCAAAGAGAGAAATGACTCTTGTATTCGATGACAAACTTCCAGAAAAAATCAAAAGATTTCTTCTGGAGCGTTTTGTAAAAGTAGCTTCTGCGCAACTAAACATAAGGGTTTCTCTTGGGTTCAGACCCGTCAGTGAATCTTTACATCATCCGGATGGAGTTCCTTTGGCTGGCAAAGAGCCCTCCGGAGTAGATGATGCTGAATTTGACATCGACGCTTTTATTAAACACACGAATGGTCTGGCTTCTTATCTAGAACAGTCGGATATCAAATTTGATGGTGAGAAAATAATCATACACGTTAAAAATAGTTTTGCAGAAGCGCGTATAAGATCAAAAAAAGATGATTTACGACAGGCGATAAAGAAGACTGCAGGGAAAAATATCCCTTTCGAAATAATTTTTGAACCCATACAGAATGAAGCTAAGCCAGATATTGTGCCCGAAACACCTTTAATACTTTCGCCTTCTTCAGCGACTTCTGGCGAATCAGCACAGGTTTTGAAACCCTCTAAAAAGGAGAGTACAGTAATTCTCGGGAGAAGAATCAGACAGGCACCACAGAAGATTTGTGATGTTATGGGTAGAGAAAAAGATGTGGTTGTTGCTGGAAAGGTCTTTGGTCTTGATAAATGGAATGGAAAGGTGTCTGTTCTTACCTTCAATGTAACGGATTTTACCGATTCGATAATCTGTAAGTTGATCGGCGCAAAAGCCAGAGAGGTATGGAATGGAATAAATAACGGGGACGAGCTTTTGGTAAGAGGAAAGCTTGAATATGATGACAGGATAAAAGAAGAAGTTTTAATGGTAAGAGACCTGAACCAGATCGAACTCCCGAAGCGGAAAGATAATGCCGAGGAGAAACGCGTCGAACTTCACCTCCATACAAAAATGAGTGCACTCGATGCTATTGTCGATGTTAACGAATTGTTCAAAACCCTTAAAAGTTGGGGACACGATGCTGTAGCCCTTACGGATCACGGTGTTGTTCAGTCCATTCCAAATTTCTACTTTGCCGCGAAAAAAAGCGGGATAAAACCTATCTTTGGAATGGAAGGTTACATGGTAAATGATTCAGAACCCATCGTAAGGGAAATAGAAGATAAAAACCTTGAGTTGATGAACAGCATTTATGTGGTTTTTGATCTTGAAACCACCGGGCTTGATCCTTCAGCAGATGAAATCATTGAAATAGGCGCTGTTAAGCTGAAAGGAACCGAAGTAATAGGAGAATTCTCATCTTTTGTAAAACCAGAAAGAAATCTTTCTGAAAAAGTTACCAGAATAACAGGGATCAGTGATAGAGAATTGGAAGATGCCCCATCGCTTTCTGAAGTACTACCGAAATTTCTCGAGTTTTGTAAAGATTCTGTTCTGGTTGCTCACAACGCAACTTTCGATTACCGCTTTGTAAGAAACGCGGTCAAGCAGCTGTACAACGAAGACTGGAAATTACCTTATATAGATACTCTGGCTTTATCCAAAAGCCTTCTCAAATCGAAAAGCTATTCTTTAGACAATGTTGTTAAACGTCTAAAACTCGGAGATTTTGAACATCACAGGGCTTCAGAGGATGCGAGAATAACCGCTGAGGTTTTCAAGAAGCTTCTCTCTATGGCGAAGAAGAGAGGAATAAAGAAGATAGCAGAGCTCGAAAATTTGAGAAAGCACATAAACATCTCGAGCTTGAGACCGCTTCATGTAACCATACTCGCAAAAAATAAAACGGGTTTGAGAAATCTCTATGAGCTTGTTACGTTGTCACACACAAAATATTTCTATAAGAAGCCTCGAATACCGAAGAGCATTCTTCTCGAAAAGCGTGAGGGATTGATCATTGGTTCAGCTTGTATATCTGGAGAACTTTCGAAGGCGTATCTTTCCGGAGCAAATGCTGCGGAGCTTGAGGAGATCGCGAAATTTTTTGATTTTATAGAGATTATGCCGCTGGATGTTCTGGACTACAACGAAGCAGAAGCTCATATAACACGAGAGAATCTCAAAAATATGTACCGCGAGTTCTACAGGATAGGCAAAAAACTGAACATTCCTGTGGTGATGACCGGAGATGTTCATTTCTTAGAACCAGAGGATGCTATTTACCGTGCCGTACTTGAAGCTGCACAAGAGTACCAGAATTTTGACAAGCAACCCTCTCTCTATCTTAGAACCACAGAAGAAATGCTTGAAGCTGCAAAGGAGATTTTTGAAGACGAAGAGATCGCTTACGAAGTTGTTGTAAAGAACAGCAGAAAAATAGCCTTAATGGTTGAGAATATAGCACCTATAAGAGGGAAACTTCATCCACCCATTATCGAAGGAGCGGACGAACAGGTACGGGAACTAACATACAAAACGGCCCATGAGATCTATGGAGATCCACTCCCGGAAATCGTTGAAAAGCGTCTTGAAAAAGAGCTTCGTGCTATCATAGGTCATGGTTACGCTGTCCTTTACCTTATTGCTCAGAAGATCGTTAGAAAGTCCAACGAAGACGGATATGTTGTTGGTTCCAGAGGTTCTGTTGGAAGTTCTCTGGTTGCGACGATGCTGGGAATTACCGAAGTGAACCCGTTACCACCTCACTATGTATGTCCTGCATGTAAACATTCGGAATTCGTTCTGGACGGTTCAGTTGAATCCGGATACGACCTTAAAGACAAAAGCTGTCCCGAATGCGGTGCGCTAATGCAAAAAAACGGCCAGAACATTCCTTTCGAAACCTTTTTGGGGTTTGAAGGTGACAAAGTACCAGATATAGATTTAAACTTCTCGGGAGAATATCAGGAAAGAGCTCATGCATACCTTGAAAAGCTTTTTGGTAAAGATCACGTTTTCAGAGCAGGCACGATAAGCACGCTTGCTGAAAGAACCGCTTATGGGTTTGTAAAAGCCTACATGGAACGTTCCAAAAAGCAGTTGAGGAGGGCGGAGATAGACCGCCTTGCTTCTGGAATCGTTGGAGTCAGAAAAACCACAGGACAGCATCCTGGCGGTCTTATGATCGTTCCCAAGGACAGAGATGTGCATGAGTTCACCCCTGTACAGTTTCCAGCAAACGACACGAAATCTCGAACAATGACAACACATTTCGCTTACGAAGTGATTCACGATGATCTGGTCAAGATAGATGCGCTGGGACACGATGATCCAACTTTTATAAGGATGCTCAAAGATATAACAGGTGTCGATCCAACGACTGTTCCCATGGATGATAAAGATACTTTGTCTATATTCTCTTCGACGAAGGTTTTAGGAATAAATCCTCGTGACTTAGGTACAGATGTGGGAACTCTCGGGATACCCGAGTTTGGTACACAGTTTGTTCGGGGAATGCTCCGGGAGACCCGTCCGAAAACCTTTGGTGAGCTTGTGAGAATATCCGGGCTCTCCCATGGAACAGATGTTTGGTTGAATAACGCTCGTGATTGGATAGTTTCGAAAAAAGCAACGCTGTCAGATGTCATTGCATGTCGAGATGACATTATGAATTATCTGATTTCAAAAGGAATAGAGCCGTTAAAAGCATTCAAAATAATGGAAAAGGTGAGAAAAGGGAAAGGCATAACGGATGAGGAAGTTGAAATGATGCAGGAAGCAGAAGTACCAGAATGGTTTATTGAATCTTGCCGAAGGATCAAATATCTTTTCCCGAAGGCTCACGCTGTTGCTTATGTTAGTATGGGTTACAGGGTGGCGTATTTCAAGGTTCATTATCCCCTGGCCTTTTATTCAACTTACTTTACAATAAAGGGTGACGAATTCGATGTAGATCTCGCTCTTGGTGATGTAAGTGGTATAAGAAAGGAAATTACAAATCTCAAAAATAATGCAAACAAGAATGTCAAAGAAAGATCCAAAGAAACGCTTCTTGAGATCGTGCTGGAAATGCGCCTTAGAGGTTATTCCTTTCTGCCTGTTGATTTAGAGAAATCAGATGCGAGACGTTTTTTGATAGAAGGCAACGCCCTCAGAATACCTTTTAACAGGCTAAAAAACCTTGGGTATAAAGTAGCCATTTCGATAATAAAAGAGCGTGAGAAGAGGCCATTTAGTTCAGTGGAAGATCTTTTGAAAAGGACTTCGATCAACAAAACGCACGTGGAAATACTGAGAAAGTATGGGGCCTTCAAAGGACTTCCTGAAAAAGAGCAAATAACACTCTTTTAG
- the ruvC gene encoding crossover junction endodeoxyribonuclease RuvC: protein MAKSCTRILGIDPGFGTLGYGLIDVSGSKVSLVGYGVIQTKPGEPIPNRLLKIYDRLHEIVEEYRPDEAAIEELFFFRNVTTAIQVGEARGVVLLVLKQLSIPIFEYTPHQVKQSVTGYGRSEKGQIQRVMKKFLGMNETPKPDDAADALAVAWCHISFRRFPGGAHR, encoded by the coding sequence TTGGCAAAGAGTTGTACTCGAATCCTTGGTATCGATCCTGGCTTTGGCACTTTAGGATACGGTTTGATAGATGTTTCTGGCTCAAAAGTCTCGCTGGTTGGTTACGGTGTTATTCAAACAAAACCGGGTGAGCCGATCCCAAATAGACTGTTGAAGATATACGATCGCCTCCACGAAATTGTGGAAGAGTATCGACCAGATGAAGCTGCTATCGAAGAGCTTTTCTTCTTCAGAAACGTTACAACTGCCATTCAGGTTGGAGAAGCGAGAGGGGTTGTTTTGCTGGTTTTGAAGCAGCTTAGTATTCCCATTTTTGAATACACACCGCACCAGGTTAAACAATCAGTTACTGGATATGGTCGTTCTGAGAAGGGGCAGATCCAGCGGGTTATGAAAAAGTTTCTGGGAATGAACGAAACTCCAAAACCTGATGATGCTGCGGATGCTCTGGCAGTTGCATGGTGTCATATCTCCTTTCGAAGATTTCCCGGAGGTGCTCATAGGTGA
- a CDS encoding inorganic phosphate transporter, giving the protein MLLYISLALGFGLAMTIGGNDVANSMATAVGAKAITVRQAVLIAAVLEFSGAFLFGTHVTSTITKGILEPAFIGSQNALVFGAISALIGAFAWLVLATLGGMPVSTTHSIIGGMVGFGLIAGGLQAVNWVKMLMIVSSWIISPLVGGFIAYVVFKLIAASILKKEDLMTATKHYAPIFISFAFFTIAFLFTVKTLKNPVNISLFWGLLFFVISFVISSLLIRRFLKKKQTGDCYEVVESTFRKMQILTSCYVSFSHGANDVANAIGPLAVVYFALTAGGIGETVNIPSWMLAIGGFGIALGVGLWGRKVMATVGTQITTLNNTRGFSIDFAAATSVLIASVFGMPVSTTHVVVGAVTGVGMARGFEAVNKGVLKNILWAWLVTVPVTAGISGFVFYLFSKVFIM; this is encoded by the coding sequence TTGCTTTTATATATCTCGCTAGCTTTAGGATTCGGTCTTGCTATGACCATCGGAGGAAACGATGTCGCTAACTCCATGGCAACCGCTGTTGGTGCTAAAGCAATTACCGTTAGACAGGCTGTGCTAATTGCGGCTGTTCTCGAATTCTCCGGTGCTTTCCTTTTTGGCACACACGTTACAAGTACCATCACCAAAGGAATACTGGAACCGGCCTTTATAGGTTCTCAAAATGCTCTTGTTTTTGGGGCTATTTCCGCTCTCATAGGAGCATTTGCCTGGCTCGTCCTGGCTACTCTTGGTGGCATGCCGGTATCGACAACCCACTCTATCATTGGCGGAATGGTTGGATTCGGTTTGATAGCTGGAGGACTGCAGGCTGTAAACTGGGTAAAAATGCTCATGATCGTAAGTAGCTGGATTATATCACCTCTTGTCGGTGGATTCATCGCATATGTGGTATTCAAATTAATTGCAGCCAGTATTCTCAAAAAAGAAGATTTGATGACTGCTACAAAGCATTACGCACCCATTTTCATCAGTTTTGCCTTCTTTACAATCGCTTTCCTTTTCACCGTGAAAACACTTAAAAACCCTGTCAATATATCATTATTCTGGGGATTATTGTTCTTTGTTATTTCTTTTGTTATCAGCAGTTTGCTAATACGAAGATTTCTCAAAAAAAAGCAAACAGGAGACTGTTACGAGGTTGTAGAATCTACATTCAGAAAAATGCAGATCCTGACATCTTGTTATGTGTCCTTCTCCCATGGAGCCAACGATGTTGCTAATGCGATTGGACCTCTCGCGGTGGTTTATTTCGCCCTGACAGCCGGGGGAATTGGAGAAACCGTGAACATCCCATCGTGGATGCTTGCCATCGGTGGCTTCGGTATAGCTCTGGGCGTAGGGCTTTGGGGGAGAAAGGTTATGGCAACTGTCGGAACGCAAATCACAACACTAAACAACACCCGTGGTTTCAGCATCGACTTCGCGGCAGCCACATCTGTTCTCATAGCTTCCGTCTTTGGAATGCCCGTTTCCACGACTCACGTCGTTGTCGGGGCTGTTACCGGAGTCGGAATGGCGAGGGGGTTCGAAGCCGTTAATAAAGGGGTGCTCAAGAATATCCTCTGGGCATGGCTTGTAACAGTACCGGTTACAGCAGGCATTTCTGGATTTGTCTTCTATCTTTTCAGCAAAGTTTTCATAATGTGA
- a CDS encoding PSP1 domain-containing protein — MPEIYGHVYGVEFHAVGKLSKYTAEDLQLRPGDRVIAMGEFGLDVGTVRYGPVIMRIDQLSEEIKPILRKMTEEDEEVHRKNQEDSEKAFEICKELIKKHGLPMRLLEARYMFDRSRIVFYFGADSRVDFRELVKDLARTFKTRIELRQVGIRDEVKMQGSLGLCGMVACCVRFLRNFESITLKHAKKQQLLINPAKISGRCGRLLCCLAYEQDLYEEELKDIPDEGTVVEYQNKTCKVLTVNIFLKMLTLVADDGQLLKIPFDEFRKSQVSFLSDTDPEELLREKDEDIELEEDDK, encoded by the coding sequence ATGCCTGAGATATATGGACATGTTTATGGTGTGGAATTCCACGCTGTTGGAAAACTCAGTAAATACACCGCAGAAGATTTGCAATTACGTCCAGGGGACCGTGTGATCGCTATGGGCGAGTTTGGTCTTGATGTTGGAACGGTTAGATATGGCCCTGTTATAATGAGAATAGATCAGTTAAGCGAAGAGATAAAGCCAATCTTGAGAAAAATGACAGAAGAAGACGAAGAGGTTCACAGAAAGAACCAGGAAGATTCAGAGAAAGCCTTTGAGATTTGTAAAGAGCTCATCAAGAAACATGGTTTGCCTATGAGGTTACTTGAAGCAAGATATATGTTTGACCGTTCGAGAATCGTATTTTATTTTGGAGCCGATAGCAGGGTGGACTTTCGGGAACTGGTCAAAGATCTCGCAAGGACATTCAAAACGCGTATAGAGTTAAGACAGGTTGGTATCCGTGACGAGGTTAAAATGCAGGGAAGTCTCGGACTGTGTGGTATGGTTGCATGTTGTGTGAGATTTCTCAGGAATTTTGAAAGCATTACGTTAAAGCATGCGAAAAAACAGCAACTGTTAATTAACCCTGCAAAAATCTCAGGACGATGTGGCAGGTTGTTGTGCTGTCTTGCTTACGAGCAGGATCTGTACGAAGAAGAACTTAAAGATATACCCGATGAAGGGACCGTGGTGGAATACCAGAACAAAACCTGCAAAGTTCTCACCGTCAATATTTTTCTCAAGATGCTGACGCTTGTAGCGGATGACGGTCAGCTATTGAAAATTCCTTTCGATGAATTCAGAAAAAGCCAGGTTTCTTTTCTTTCAGACACAGATCCAGAAGAACTTCTTAGAGAGAAAGATGAAGACATAGAGCTTGAAGAAGATGATAAATAG
- the rnc gene encoding ribonuclease III: MGEMKEYYKKVQEFCKKNDLDIDTEWIFKALCHSSYANEVVRKGMNVESNERLEFLGDAVLALSLADLLYREYDVDEGVMSKTRAVVASEKVLAEVARNMNIGEYLLLGKGELKTGGRGRDSILADAFEAILGALYLSEGFEIARNFVKEKLGIYIEKALNKELVLDYKTTLQELTQGNLGVRPEYSYIENIGTPQNKLFHVEVRVNGKALAVGYGKTKKAAEQDAARKAYEKLLKDLEEQGIEPKNSERLT; the protein is encoded by the coding sequence ATGGGTGAGATGAAAGAGTATTATAAGAAAGTTCAAGAGTTTTGCAAGAAAAACGATTTGGATATTGACACAGAGTGGATTTTCAAAGCTCTGTGTCATTCTTCTTATGCAAATGAAGTTGTACGTAAGGGAATGAATGTTGAATCGAATGAAAGATTGGAATTCCTTGGGGATGCTGTGCTGGCTCTTTCGCTTGCAGATCTCTTGTACAGAGAGTACGACGTAGATGAAGGTGTGATGTCAAAAACACGTGCGGTCGTAGCAAGCGAAAAAGTTCTGGCAGAGGTTGCTCGGAATATGAACATAGGGGAGTACCTGCTTCTTGGCAAAGGAGAGCTAAAGACTGGCGGAAGGGGACGGGACTCGATACTGGCCGATGCTTTTGAGGCTATCCTTGGCGCCCTTTATTTGAGCGAAGGATTCGAGATAGCGAGGAATTTTGTGAAAGAGAAATTAGGAATCTATATAGAAAAAGCTTTGAATAAAGAACTTGTGCTTGATTACAAGACGACCCTTCAAGAATTAACACAGGGTAATCTGGGTGTACGACCTGAATATTCTTACATAGAAAACATCGGCACTCCTCAGAACAAGCTCTTCCACGTAGAGGTGCGGGTTAATGGAAAAGCGCTTGCCGTTGGTTACGGGAAAACGAAGAAAGCTGCGGAACAGGACGCCGCGAGAAAGGCTTATGAAAAACTTCTTAAAGATTTAGAAGAGCAGGGGATTGAGCCAAAAAATAGTGAAAGACTGACGTAG
- a CDS encoding transketolase, which translates to MAKKKLSEQKIAELKELGRICRGDILKMTTVAKSGHPGGSMSSIDIYLMLYAYANIDPENPFDPNRDRVVISHGHTSPGVYAALGRLGFFNIDEVIAGFRHAGSIYEGHITRGIPGVEWTTGNLGQGLSAGVGMALASKISGKNFQVYVAMGDAEQAKGQVAEARRTAVKYGLNNLVAVIDYNDAQISGRAHDVMFVDIKANYEADGWKVIEVDGHDYEALNDALCEASNYSEGPVVIIAKTVMGKGVSFMEDVVGYHGKPLDLEACKKALAELGVENDLEKYLEMRKKLPSYHEPIVPPTEFVEIDPGTPITYGASEKLDNRSAFGKALADLAKINKGKAPIAVVDCDLKPSTKLEDFEKVWPENFVQIGVQEHNAVTVAGAMSISGAKTFFADFGVFGIDETYNQQRLNDINKTDLKVGVTHVGIDVGEDGKTHHCLDYIGAIKNLYGFKLIVPADPNQTDRAVRYAAVNKGNFIIAMGRSKMDIITDANGKPFFGDDYKFEYGKVDVIREGKDATVVVTGQVTTEAVKAADELKAEGIEITILNVSCPLDANFEEVKEYLKGKVCSFEDHNVNSGLGTLLESYFALAGFLPEKFEKIGIDRYFISGSKKDLYKIAGLDAESIAERVRKWVR; encoded by the coding sequence ATGGCGAAAAAAAAGCTTTCAGAACAGAAAATAGCTGAACTCAAAGAACTTGGACGTATCTGTCGTGGTGATATCTTAAAGATGACCACAGTTGCTAAATCAGGTCATCCTGGTGGTTCGATGTCATCGATAGATATCTACCTTATGCTTTATGCGTATGCAAATATCGATCCTGAAAATCCTTTCGATCCTAACAGAGACAGGGTTGTTATTAGTCATGGCCATACTTCTCCAGGTGTTTATGCGGCACTTGGGAGACTTGGTTTTTTCAATATTGACGAAGTTATTGCAGGATTCAGACATGCTGGCAGTATTTATGAGGGTCACATAACCCGTGGCATACCTGGTGTGGAATGGACTACCGGTAATCTCGGGCAAGGGCTTTCTGCCGGTGTTGGTATGGCCCTTGCTTCTAAGATAAGCGGCAAGAATTTCCAGGTTTACGTTGCAATGGGTGATGCTGAACAGGCAAAAGGACAGGTTGCTGAAGCCAGAAGGACAGCGGTGAAGTACGGGTTGAACAATCTGGTGGCAGTTATCGATTATAACGATGCACAGATATCTGGAAGAGCTCATGATGTTATGTTTGTCGATATAAAGGCTAATTATGAAGCTGACGGCTGGAAAGTCATCGAAGTCGATGGCCACGATTACGAAGCTCTTAACGATGCGCTGTGCGAAGCTTCCAATTATTCGGAGGGACCTGTGGTAATAATTGCGAAAACAGTTATGGGTAAAGGTGTCAGCTTTATGGAAGATGTCGTTGGATATCACGGAAAGCCACTAGATCTGGAAGCTTGTAAGAAGGCTCTCGCTGAACTCGGAGTAGAAAATGATCTTGAAAAGTACCTTGAGATGAGAAAGAAATTACCTTCCTATCACGAGCCAATTGTACCGCCGACGGAGTTCGTTGAAATCGATCCCGGAACACCGATAACTTACGGCGCTTCTGAAAAACTTGATAATCGTTCCGCTTTCGGGAAGGCTTTAGCGGATCTTGCAAAGATTAACAAAGGAAAGGCGCCCATAGCGGTTGTTGATTGCGACCTCAAACCTTCAACGAAACTTGAGGATTTCGAAAAAGTATGGCCCGAGAATTTTGTCCAGATCGGTGTGCAGGAACACAACGCTGTAACGGTTGCTGGCGCCATGTCCATATCAGGTGCGAAAACATTCTTTGCAGATTTTGGGGTCTTTGGAATTGATGAAACCTATAACCAACAAAGACTCAACGATATAAACAAAACTGACTTGAAGGTTGGTGTAACCCACGTGGGTATAGATGTTGGGGAAGATGGAAAGACCCATCACTGTCTCGACTATATAGGTGCCATAAAGAATCTATACGGTTTCAAGCTAATCGTTCCTGCAGATCCCAACCAGACAGACAGAGCTGTAAGATATGCGGCTGTAAACAAAGGAAATTTCATTATAGCCATGGGACGCTCGAAAATGGATATAATAACGGACGCAAATGGCAAACCTTTCTTTGGTGATGACTATAAATTTGAATATGGAAAGGTTGATGTCATTCGCGAAGGAAAAGATGCCACGGTTGTCGTTACAGGACAGGTAACAACAGAAGCAGTTAAAGCTGCTGATGAGCTTAAGGCTGAAGGAATAGAAATCACCATTTTGAATGTAAGCTGTCCTCTTGACGCAAATTTTGAGGAAGTAAAGGAATATCTTAAGGGTAAAGTTTGTTCTTTTGAAGATCATAACGTGAACAGTGGCCTTGGAACGCTCCTTGAAAGCTACTTTGCATTGGCGGGATTCCTGCCGGAGAAATTCGAAAAAATCGGAATCGATAGGTACTTCATTTCTGGAAGTAAAAAAGACCTTTATAAAATTGCCGGACTTGACGCGGAATCGATAGCTGAAAGAGTCAGGAAATGGGTGAGATGA